Part of the Mycolicibacterium mengxianglii genome is shown below.
GTTGACCTCCCGGTTGCCCGCACCCCTGCGCCGTGGCCAGGTCCGCCCGCTGGGCCTGGACCGCTACGGCATCCGGTTGCGGGTGGAAGGCGACGACGGCGACCACGACGTGCGGTTGCCGTTCCCCAAACCGGTGGACGACGTTCACGGCCTCGGCCAGGCCATCCGGGTCCTGATGGGATGCCCCTTCGTCAACGGGCTGCGGGCACGTCAGTCCTGACACCGGGGCCGGTTACCGTGACGGGGTGAGCGAACCCGATGCGCTGACCGCCGCCGGCGGACCGGTCGGCGCGAAGTCGTTGACACCGGCCGAGCGCCGGGCGTACCAGATCGAGATCCTCATCGTCTTGGCGGTGACCTTCGGGCTCAGCGCCGTCACGGCGGTGCTGCAGCTGACCGATTTCGTGCTGCGCGGCTTGGCGGGCCAGTCCGTCGCCCTCAATCCGCGCCGCTCCTATTTCTCGCTCATCGACCTCGGGCTCAACATCGCGGCCGTGACCCAGCTGGTCGCCTGGGGAGCCCTGGCGGCATACCTGTTGTGGCGCAGCGGATTCAGCCTCCACCGCATCGGCATCGGGCGGTTCCGGCTGCGCCCTGATCTGCTCGGCGGCATCGGACTGGCCGCGCTCATCGGGGTGCCTGGGCTCGGACTGTATGTGCTGGCCCGCGCCATCGGTATCAGCGCCGAAGTGGTTCCCACCGAACTCAGCGACAACTGGTGGCGGATACCGGTTCTGGTGGCCTCGGCGTTCGCCAACGGCTGGGCTGAAGAAGTCATCGTCGTCGGCTACCTGCTGACACGCTTCGAGCAGCTGGGCCTCAACCCGGTCAAGGCCGTCATCTGGTCCAGCGTGCTTCGCGGGGCCTACCACCTTTATCAGGGCTTCGGCGCCGGGCTGGGCAACCTCGCGATGGGTCTGGTGTTCGGCTACGTGTACCGGCGTTGGGGGCGACTGTGGCCGCTGGTCATCGCACACGGGATCATCGACACCGTGGCCTTCGTCGGGTACGCCCTCCTGGCCCAGCATCTGGGGTGGCTGGGTGACACCACGTAAATTGACCTGGTGAACGACGACCGGCGCCCACCGTGGGACGACCCACGCAGGCGCCCACCCGGGCCGCCGCCCCGCGAGCCCTCGCAGGTGCTCCGTCGCGATCCCACCTACCGGCCACCACCACCGCCGGTGCAGCGCAGGCCACCGGTATGGCCGCCGAATCCGCCTTCCCCACCGATCCAGCCGCCACCGGCCCCGCAGCAGCTCCCGCGTCCCCCGCAACCCCGGCCACCGCAGCAGAGGATCGCGCCGCCGCCGTCGCCGCCGGTGAAACCCAAGCGGCGCCGTCGACTGCCCGTCGTCCGGCTGCTGCTGACACTGCTCCTGGTGGCCGTTCTCGCCGTTGTCGGTATCGGCTTCTGGGTCGACACCTCGCTGCACCGCATCCCGGCCCTGGTCGCCTATCCGGACCGGCCCGCCGCCGGGCGGGGCACCAACTGGTTGCTCGTCGGCTCGGACAGCCGGGCGAACCTGTCCCCGGAACAGCAGGCCGCCCTGGCCACCGGCGGCGACGTCGGCAACGGCCGGACCGACACCATCCTGCTGGTCCACCTCCCCGGACTGGGATCGAGTGCGCCGACCACCATGGTGTCGCTCCCCCGCGACTCCTACGTCCCGATCCCCGGCTACGGCAGCGACAAGATCAATGCGGCGTTCTCGCTGGGCGGGCCTCAGCTGCTCGCTCAAACCGTGGAACAGGCCACCGGCCTGCGCCTGGACCATTACGCCGAGGTCGGCTTCGACGGGTTCGCCGGCGTGGTGGATGCCCTGGGTCAGGTCACGGTGTGCCCCGCCGAACCGATCAGCGACCCGCTCGCCGGGATCGAACTTCCCGCCGGATGCCAGGAGCTCGGAGGCAGCGACGCGCTCGGCTTCGTACGCAGCCGCGCCACCCCCCGCGCGGATCTCGACCGGATGGCCAATCAGCGGCAGTTCATGTCTGCGTTGTTGCAGCGCGCGGCCGCGCCGGCGGTGTGGCTGAACCCGTGGCGGTGGTACACCGTGCCGCGCGCCGCCGTCGACGCATTGACCGTCGACGACAGCGATCATCTGTGGAATCTCGCCCGCCTGGGCTGGGCCCTGCGCGGAGCGACGACCACGCTGACCGTGCCCATCGGGCAGTACACCTCCAATGACTCCGGGGATGTGGTGATCTGGGACGAGGAGGCGGCCGGCGCACTGTTCAGTGCACTCAACACCGACGCGGCGATACCACAGTCCGCCCTGGACGCCCAGCCGTGACACGCCCCGTCCGGCAAACTCCGCCCGGACTGTGAAGCGAGTCACCGAGTTAGGTGCGATTTACTTAGGCAACGCTGCCCTCGCTAAGGCAAACCTTGGATGAAAATGCCTCTGACCTCGCGGTATTGTGCCCATCATGAACCACAACGACGCGCAGCACACCAAGTTCAACGGCCTGCTCCAAGACCAGATCCGCAATGAGTTCACGGCCTCGCAGCAATACATCGCCGTCGCTGTGTACTTCGATGATCTGGACCTGCCGCAGTTGGCCGGCCACTTTTACCGCCAGGCCCTCGAAGAGCGCAACCACGCCATGATGCTGGTGCGTTACCTGCTCGACCGTGGCATCCACGCCGAGATCCCCGGAGTCGACGCGGTCCGCAACGAGTTCGGCACTCCGCGGGATGCCCTCCAGATGGCGCTGGATCAGGAACGCGGCGTCACCGAGCAGATCACCACGCTGGCCGCGGTCGCCCGCGATGAGGGCGACTACCTGGGTGAGCAGTTCATGCAGTGGTTCCTCAAGGAGCAGGTCGAGGAGGTCGCCTCGATGACCACGCTGCTGCGCATCGCCGACCGTGCCGGCGAGAATCTGTTCCACCTCGAGGATTTCGTCAACCGCGAGATGTCACAAACGGGCGCCGACGCCACCGCACCCGCTGCGGCCGGAGGTTCGCTCTAACCGTCCCGCCCCGCCCCGGTCAGCCCGTCCTGGAGCCAGGACTTGGTGCGGCCGGGGTGGTTCGTGGCAATCCAGGCCACCCCGACGTCTCGGCAGAAGCCGACGTCCTCGTAGTGGTCGACTGTCCAGCAGTACAGCGCCCGCCCCTGCGCGGCAGCGCGATCCACCAGTTCGGGATGCTCCCGCAAGGTCGTGATCGACGGCCCCACCGCCGTTGCACCCACCGTGGTGGCAGCACTTCCACCCAGGTAGCGAGAGGTTTCGCCGAGCAACACCGTCGGCAACAACGGCGCCGCGCGCCGGATACGCCACACCGCCGCCGCCGAGAACGACATCACCACCGCCCGGGACCTGTCGGCCGAAGCGGGTGCAGCGATGCCGTAGCGGTGCAGCAACGCCAACAACTTGCTCTCCACCAGTGCGCCGTAGCGCACGGGGTGCTTGGTCTCGATGAACAGCTTCACGGGGCGGTGCCAGTCCAGCACCAGGGTCACCAGGTCGTCGAGGGTGAGCAGTCCGGTATTGCCCAGACTGCCGTCCGGGCGCCAGCTGGCGTGCCAGGCGCCGTAATCGTGTGTGCGTAACTCCGCCAGGGTCATCTCACTGACCACGCCGGTTCCCGTGGACGTGCGGTCGATGCGCCGGTCGTGCACGCACACCAGATGCCCGTCCTTGGTGAGCCGCACATCGCACTCGACGCCGTCGGCGCCCTCTTGGAGAGCCAGCTCGTAAGCGGCCAGCGTGTGCTCGGGCCGGTCCGCCGATGCACCCCGGTGCGCGACGACAAACGGGTGCCCGTCGTGGGGTTCTGCGTGCACCCCGTTGTGCTCGTAGTCGCCCGAGTTCATATCGCTATGCTGCAGGCTCTTGGCTGCCCGGCTCAACTGCAGTCTGGGGTTCGGCCTTGCCTCGCAGCTCAGACGGCCCGCTGTCGGCCGCGACGATCACCCAGCGATGCGCCGGCCGCTCCACCGGTTTGCGTTCGAAGCCGAAGTACACCCGCGCCAGCGTCGCCACCGTCGCCGCGCTCAGCAGGTAGGCCAGCGTGACGGTCACAGTGTTGTCGGCGATCCCCTGGGCGTCGGTCGTGAAACTGGTCGCGATGGCGAACACCGACACCCCGGTGCACAACACCCACAACACAGCCCAGACCAGGATGGGTTTGCGCATCCGCTGATAAGTGTTCTCGGCAGTGGCGGTCTCGATGACGAACACCGGTGCCCACACCAGGTTGACCACCGGGATCAGACAACCCGCCCACAGCGCCTTGGCGGAACGGGGGTCCTGATGGCCGAGGTGGGCGAATACCGCCGCCCGCCGTCGGATCAGCCAGCCCGTCATCACCACGGCACAGCCGATCACCGCGAACAGCACGGCGACACTGAACAACACCCCCAGCC
Proteins encoded:
- a CDS encoding CPBP family intramembrane glutamic endopeptidase, coding for MSEPDALTAAGGPVGAKSLTPAERRAYQIEILIVLAVTFGLSAVTAVLQLTDFVLRGLAGQSVALNPRRSYFSLIDLGLNIAAVTQLVAWGALAAYLLWRSGFSLHRIGIGRFRLRPDLLGGIGLAALIGVPGLGLYVLARAIGISAEVVPTELSDNWWRIPVLVASAFANGWAEEVIVVGYLLTRFEQLGLNPVKAVIWSSVLRGAYHLYQGFGAGLGNLAMGLVFGYVYRRWGRLWPLVIAHGIIDTVAFVGYALLAQHLGWLGDTT
- a CDS encoding glycerophosphodiester phosphodiesterase → MNSGDYEHNGVHAEPHDGHPFVVAHRGASADRPEHTLAAYELALQEGADGVECDVRLTKDGHLVCVHDRRIDRTSTGTGVVSEMTLAELRTHDYGAWHASWRPDGSLGNTGLLTLDDLVTLVLDWHRPVKLFIETKHPVRYGALVESKLLALLHRYGIAAPASADRSRAVVMSFSAAAVWRIRRAAPLLPTVLLGETSRYLGGSAATTVGATAVGPSITTLREHPELVDRAAAQGRALYCWTVDHYEDVGFCRDVGVAWIATNHPGRTKSWLQDGLTGAGRDG
- a CDS encoding DUF4328 domain-containing protein; protein product: MIQVCSVCGTRWNVRDKQRQWCPRCQGALLAPSAGEQVAAPASGWHRSPGAAAGPHPLPSGYRWIAVRPGAAPSQQRRRRPLGPTPRYDFIPRWGLFDHIEPASAESAPARSGPSARVIRLTLYTAAAVMIAAAVVHAIRYLLLIINRTTLLPRFVALPAVWLGVLFSVAVLFAVIGCAVVMTGWLIRRRAAVFAHLGHQDPRSAKALWAGCLIPVVNLVWAPVFVIETATAENTYQRMRKPILVWAVLWVLCTGVSVFAIATSFTTDAQGIADNTVTVTLAYLLSAATVATLARVYFGFERKPVERPAHRWVIVAADSGPSELRGKAEPQTAVEPGSQEPAA
- a CDS encoding LCP family protein, which codes for MNDDRRPPWDDPRRRPPGPPPREPSQVLRRDPTYRPPPPPVQRRPPVWPPNPPSPPIQPPPAPQQLPRPPQPRPPQQRIAPPPSPPVKPKRRRRLPVVRLLLTLLLVAVLAVVGIGFWVDTSLHRIPALVAYPDRPAAGRGTNWLLVGSDSRANLSPEQQAALATGGDVGNGRTDTILLVHLPGLGSSAPTTMVSLPRDSYVPIPGYGSDKINAAFSLGGPQLLAQTVEQATGLRLDHYAEVGFDGFAGVVDALGQVTVCPAEPISDPLAGIELPAGCQELGGSDALGFVRSRATPRADLDRMANQRQFMSALLQRAAAPAVWLNPWRWYTVPRAAVDALTVDDSDHLWNLARLGWALRGATTTLTVPIGQYTSNDSGDVVIWDEEAAGALFSALNTDAAIPQSALDAQP
- a CDS encoding ferritin; the encoded protein is MNHNDAQHTKFNGLLQDQIRNEFTASQQYIAVAVYFDDLDLPQLAGHFYRQALEERNHAMMLVRYLLDRGIHAEIPGVDAVRNEFGTPRDALQMALDQERGVTEQITTLAAVARDEGDYLGEQFMQWFLKEQVEEVASMTTLLRIADRAGENLFHLEDFVNREMSQTGADATAPAAAGGSL